One genomic segment of Streptococcus salivarius includes these proteins:
- the ilvC gene encoding ketol-acid reductoisomerase, whose translation MAVQMEYEKDVKVAALDGKKIAVIGYGSQGHAHAQNLRDSGHDVIIGVRPGKSFDKAKEDGFDTYTVAEATKLADIIMVLAPDEIQKDIYKDEIEPNLSAGKALGFAHGFNIHFEFIKVPKDVDVFMVAPKGPGHLVRRTYTEGFGVPALYAVYQDATGNAKDIAMDWAKGIGSARVGLLVTTFKEETEEDLFGEQAVLMGGLTHLIEAGFEVLTEAGYAPQLAYFEVLHEMKLIVDLIYEGGFKKMRQSCSNTAEFGDFVTGPRVIGPEVKENMKAALADIQSGKFAREFVEDHDAGFPRLKAYRKEAEELEIEKIGAELRKAMPFVGQNDDDAFKIYN comes from the coding sequence ATGGCAGTTCAAATGGAATATGAAAAAGACGTAAAAGTAGCAGCACTTGACGGTAAAAAAATCGCCGTTATCGGTTATGGTTCACAAGGTCATGCGCATGCACAAAACTTGCGTGATTCAGGTCACGATGTGATCATCGGTGTTCGTCCAGGTAAATCATTTGATAAAGCTAAAGAAGATGGTTTTGATACTTACACAGTAGCAGAAGCAACTAAATTGGCTGATATCATTATGGTTTTGGCACCAGATGAAATTCAAAAAGATATCTATAAAGATGAAATTGAGCCAAACTTGAGTGCAGGCAAAGCTCTTGGTTTTGCACACGGATTTAACATCCACTTCGAATTCATCAAGGTTCCTAAAGATGTTGATGTCTTTATGGTTGCTCCTAAAGGACCAGGTCACTTGGTACGCCGTACATATACAGAAGGCTTTGGTGTTCCTGCACTTTACGCAGTATACCAAGATGCTACAGGTAATGCTAAAGATATCGCTATGGACTGGGCTAAGGGTATTGGTTCTGCACGTGTTGGATTACTTGTAACAACATTTAAAGAAGAAACTGAAGAAGATTTGTTTGGTGAACAAGCGGTTCTTATGGGTGGGTTGACACACCTTATTGAAGCTGGTTTTGAAGTCTTGACTGAAGCAGGCTATGCACCACAATTAGCTTACTTTGAAGTGCTTCACGAAATGAAATTGATTGTTGACTTGATCTACGAAGGTGGATTCAAGAAAATGCGTCAATCATGTTCAAATACTGCAGAATTTGGTGACTTTGTAACTGGTCCACGTGTCATCGGTCCAGAAGTCAAAGAAAACATGAAAGCTGCCCTTGCTGATATCCAATCAGGTAAATTTGCACGTGAATTCGTTGAAGACCATGATGCTGGCTTCCCACGTTTGAAAGCTTACCGTAAAGAAGCTGAAGAGCTTGAAATTGAAAAGATTGGTGCTGAATTGCGTAAAGCAATGCCATTCGTTGGTCAAAACGACGATGACGCATTCAAAATCTATAACTAA
- the pbp1b gene encoding penicillin-binding protein PBP1B, whose product MNFEKIINYFRRLGQAIRTKFAGSRSKRGDKSFNERKATTDSKWNRKQVRKSPEDRMTLLDMGDVFLKTLKLLSDFFYVVIIVLTLFGAGIGLGYLGSQIESVPSIKDKTLLNQISEVSLVSSMSYSDSKKIADIDTDLLRTPIESDAISNNVKNAIIATEDENFKKHKGVVPKAVFRALVSSVLGVGSSSGGSTLTQQLIKQQVTGDAPTFKRKAAEIIYALQLERRVSKNEILTDYLNVSPFGRNNKGKNIAGIEEAAQGIFGVSAADLTVPQAAYLAGLPQSPIVYSPYTADGQLKNAEDLSYGLARQQDVLYNLYRGGYLDKSQYESYKNYDITKDFKAGEKSDAVSHDYLYYSVMSEAQGVMYDYLVKHDKVSSQELKNDKTKESYRERALQELQTGGYSVKTTIDNAVYNAMQDAASQYGGLLDQGGNSGVEVGNVLMDNATGAILGFVGGRSYENNQNNHAFDTARSPGSSIKPIIAYGIAIDQGLMGSSSILSNYPTNFTGGTPILHDGDKGTAMMNLQEALNTSWNIPAFWTYQMLQRHDVDVEGYMTKMGYKIANYNIESLPLGGGIETTVAQQVNAYQMLSNGGVYEKGHMIDSITDRTGEVIYQHKSEGVQVFSRATASIMDNLLKEVVVKGATTQFHSELKNVNGAAASADWMGKTGTTDNFADAWLIVSTPGITLGGWAGYDNNTPTNSKTGYIYNSQYMARLTSAIYNANPGIFKTGDKFNIDSSAIKASVLKSTGLKPATVSVNGRNVSVSGEMVDTYWAKNGPGDTTYKFAIGGTDSDYQKAWSSILGGH is encoded by the coding sequence ATGAATTTTGAAAAAATAATAAATTATTTTAGACGATTAGGGCAGGCTATTCGCACAAAGTTTGCTGGTTCTAGGTCTAAAAGAGGGGATAAATCTTTTAATGAAAGGAAAGCTACAACTGATTCTAAGTGGAATCGTAAGCAAGTTAGAAAGTCGCCTGAGGACCGGATGACACTCTTAGACATGGGTGATGTTTTCTTAAAAACCTTAAAGCTTTTGTCTGATTTCTTTTATGTGGTTATTATCGTCCTTACCTTGTTCGGTGCAGGAATTGGTTTGGGTTATTTGGGGAGTCAAATTGAGTCTGTTCCGTCGATTAAGGACAAAACCTTGTTGAATCAGATTAGTGAGGTTAGTTTGGTATCTTCGATGAGCTATTCCGATTCCAAGAAGATTGCGGATATTGACACTGACTTGCTGAGAACACCTATTGAGAGTGATGCGATTTCTAACAATGTCAAGAATGCCATCATTGCGACTGAGGATGAAAATTTTAAGAAGCATAAGGGTGTTGTGCCAAAGGCAGTATTTAGGGCTTTGGTGTCATCAGTTTTGGGAGTTGGCTCTTCAAGTGGAGGTTCGACGCTAACACAGCAGTTAATAAAGCAACAGGTAACAGGGGATGCGCCAACCTTTAAACGTAAGGCGGCAGAGATTATCTATGCCTTACAATTGGAGCGTCGTGTTTCTAAAAATGAAATTTTAACCGATTATCTGAATGTTTCTCCTTTTGGACGTAATAACAAGGGGAAAAATATTGCTGGTATTGAGGAGGCTGCTCAAGGTATCTTTGGGGTATCTGCGGCAGATTTGACAGTTCCTCAGGCAGCCTATCTGGCAGGTTTGCCACAGAGCCCGATTGTCTACTCCCCTTATACAGCTGATGGACAATTAAAAAACGCAGAGGATCTTTCTTATGGCTTGGCACGTCAACAAGATGTACTCTACAATCTTTATCGCGGTGGCTATCTAGATAAGTCGCAGTACGAAAGCTATAAGAATTATGATATCACTAAAGATTTCAAGGCTGGTGAGAAGTCTGATGCCGTAAGTCATGACTATTTGTACTATTCTGTCATGTCTGAGGCTCAGGGTGTCATGTATGATTACCTCGTTAAACATGACAAGGTATCGAGTCAAGAGTTGAAAAATGATAAGACAAAGGAAAGCTATCGTGAGAGGGCTCTTCAAGAGCTCCAAACCGGTGGCTACAGCGTTAAGACAACTATTGACAATGCAGTTTATAATGCGATGCAAGATGCTGCGAGTCAATATGGTGGCCTCCTTGACCAAGGAGGTAATAGTGGAGTTGAAGTCGGAAATGTGCTCATGGATAATGCGACCGGAGCAATTCTAGGATTTGTTGGTGGTCGTAGTTACGAAAATAACCAAAATAACCATGCCTTTGATACGGCACGCTCCCCAGGTTCCTCTATTAAGCCTATTATCGCTTATGGAATTGCTATTGATCAAGGTTTGATGGGTAGCTCAAGTATCCTTTCTAACTACCCAACTAATTTTACGGGTGGAACGCCTATTCTCCATGATGGTGATAAGGGTACAGCTATGATGAACCTACAAGAGGCACTCAATACCTCATGGAACATTCCAGCCTTTTGGACTTATCAAATGCTTCAACGTCATGATGTTGATGTTGAGGGTTACATGACCAAGATGGGTTATAAGATTGCTAACTACAATATCGAAAGTTTACCTCTTGGCGGGGGAATTGAAACTACGGTTGCCCAGCAAGTAAATGCCTATCAAATGCTTTCCAATGGTGGCGTCTATGAGAAGGGCCATATGATTGATAGTATTACTGACCGGACTGGCGAAGTTATCTATCAGCATAAATCTGAAGGAGTTCAAGTTTTTTCAAGGGCTACGGCTAGTATCATGGATAACTTACTCAAAGAAGTGGTAGTTAAAGGAGCAACAACTCAATTTCATTCTGAATTGAAAAATGTCAATGGTGCAGCAGCCTCAGCGGACTGGATGGGTAAAACAGGAACGACAGATAACTTTGCGGATGCTTGGCTGATTGTGTCAACGCCTGGTATTACTCTTGGTGGTTGGGCCGGATATGATAATAATACACCAACCAATTCTAAAACGGGTTACATATATAATTCCCAATATATGGCTCGTTTGACTTCCGCTATCTATAATGCTAATCCAGGTATTTTTAAAACGGGAGATAAGTTTAATATCGATTCAAGTGCCATTAAGGCAAGTGTGCTTAAATCAACAGGTCTTAAACCAGCAACAGTGTCTGTCAATGGTCGTAATGTTTCTGTAAGTGGTGAAATGGTTGATACTTACTGGGCTAAAAATGGACCTGGAGATACGACTTACAAGTTTGCTATTGGTGGAACCGACAGTGACTATCAAAAAGCCTGGTCTAGCATTCTTGGAGGGCATTAG
- the tyrS gene encoding tyrosine--tRNA ligase has product MTIFEELKARGLIFQTTDEEALVKAFEEGPVSYYTGYDPTADSLHLGHLVAILTSRRLQLAGHKPYALVGGATGLIGDPSFKDAERSLQTKETVEGWVEKIQGQLSRFLDFENGDNKAVMVNNYDWFGSVSFIDFLRDVGKYFTVNYMMSKESVKKRIETGISYTEFAYQIMQGYDFYELNDKYGVTLQIGGSDQWGNMTAGTELLRRKADKSGHVITVPLITDSTGKKFGKSEGNAVWLDATKTTPYEMYQFWLNVMDDDAVRFLKIFTFLSLEEIEEIGKEFDQARHQRLAQKVLAREVVTLVHGKEAYEQAVHITEQLFAGNLKALSARDLKVALNGVPTYEISADENLNIVELLVNAKISPSKRQAREDVQNGAIYINGERVQDLNYTLSDADKIDNEITVIRRGKKKNFVLTY; this is encoded by the coding sequence ATGACAATTTTTGAAGAACTAAAAGCACGTGGCTTGATTTTTCAAACCACAGATGAAGAAGCCCTTGTAAAAGCCTTTGAAGAGGGACCAGTCTCATACTACACTGGTTATGACCCAACAGCAGACAGTCTCCACCTTGGACACCTTGTAGCTATCCTTACAAGTCGCCGACTTCAATTGGCTGGACACAAACCTTACGCCCTCGTTGGTGGTGCAACAGGTTTGATTGGTGACCCATCATTTAAAGATGCTGAACGTAGCCTCCAAACCAAAGAAACCGTTGAAGGTTGGGTTGAAAAAATCCAAGGTCAGCTCTCTCGTTTCCTTGATTTTGAAAATGGTGACAACAAAGCCGTTATGGTTAACAACTATGATTGGTTTGGTTCAGTCAGCTTCATCGATTTCTTGCGTGACGTGGGTAAATACTTCACAGTTAACTACATGATGAGTAAGGAATCTGTTAAGAAACGTATTGAAACAGGTATCTCTTACACTGAGTTTGCCTACCAAATCATGCAAGGTTACGATTTCTATGAACTCAACGATAAGTACGGCGTAACCCTCCAAATTGGTGGTTCTGACCAATGGGGTAATATGACAGCAGGTACTGAGCTCTTGCGTCGTAAAGCAGATAAATCTGGACACGTCATTACAGTGCCACTTATCACAGATTCAACTGGTAAAAAATTCGGTAAATCTGAAGGTAACGCTGTCTGGCTTGATGCTACTAAAACAACACCTTACGAAATGTACCAATTCTGGCTCAACGTTATGGATGATGATGCTGTTCGCTTCTTGAAGATTTTCACTTTCTTGTCACTTGAAGAAATCGAAGAAATCGGTAAAGAATTTGACCAAGCTCGTCACCAACGTTTAGCACAAAAGGTTTTGGCTCGCGAAGTTGTTACTTTGGTTCACGGTAAAGAAGCCTACGAACAAGCTGTTCACATCACTGAACAACTCTTCGCTGGTAACCTTAAAGCTCTCTCAGCACGTGACCTTAAAGTTGCCCTTAACGGTGTCCCAACTTATGAGATCTCAGCAGATGAAAATCTGAACATCGTTGAACTTCTCGTCAATGCTAAGATTTCACCTTCTAAACGCCAAGCACGTGAAGATGTCCAAAACGGTGCTATCTACATCAATGGTGAACGTGTACAAGACTTGAATTACACCCTCTCAGATGCAGATAAAATTGATAATGAAATTACTGTTATCCGTCGTGGTAAGAAGAAAAACTTTGTCTTGACTTACTAA
- the rpoB gene encoding DNA-directed RNA polymerase subunit beta — protein MAGHDVQYGKHRTRRSFSRIKEVLDLPNLIEIQTDSFKEFLDTGLKEVFEDVLPISNFTDTMELEFVGYELKEPKYTLEEARIHDASYSAPIFVTFRLINKETGEIKTQEVFFGDFPIMTEMGTFIINGGERIIVSQLVRSPGVYFNDKVDKNGKVGYGSTVIPNRGAWLELETDSKDIAYTRIDRTRKIPFTTLVRALGFSGDDEIVDIFGDSELVRNTIEKDIHKNPADSRTDEALKEIYERLRPGEPKTADSSRSLLVARFFDPRRYDLAAVGRYKVNKKLNIKTRLLGQTIAENLVDPETGEILVEAGTEMTRDVIDSIAEYLDGDLNKFVYTPNDYAVVTEPVVLQKFKVVAPNDPDRVVTIVGNANPDDKVRALTTADILAEMSYFLNLAEGIGKVDDIDHLGNRRIRAVGELLANQFRIGLARMERNVRERMSVQDNEVLTPQQIINIRPVTAAVKEFFGSSQLSQFMDQHNPLSELSHKRRLSALGPGGLTRDRAGYEVRDVHYTHYGRMCPIETPEGPNIGLINNLSSYGHLNKYGFIQTPYRKVDRATGKVTNEVVWLTADEEDEYTVAQANSKLNEDGTFAEEIVMGRHQGNNQEYPSHLVDFVDVSPKQVVAVATACIPFLENDDSNRALMGANMQRQAVPLIDPKAPYVGTGMEYQAAHDSGAAVIAQHDGKVVYSDADKVEVRREDGSLDVYTIQKFRRSNSGTAYNQRTLVKVGDIVEKGDFIADGPSMEGGEMALGQNPIVAYMTWEGYNFEDAVIMSERLVKDDVYTSVHLEEFESETRDTKLGPEEITRELPNVGEEALKDLDEMGIIRIGAEVKEGDILVGKVTPKGEKDLSAEERLLHAIFGDKSREVRDTSLRVPHGGDGVVRDVKIFTRANGDELQSGVNMLVRVYIAQKRKIKVGDKMAGRHGNKGVVSRIVPVEDMPYLPDGTPVDIMLNHLGVPSRMNIGQVMELHLGMAARNLGIHIATPVFDGASSEDLWDTVREAGMDSDAKTILYDGRTGEPFDNRVSVGVMYMIKLHHMVDDKLHARSVGPYSLVTQQPLGGKAQFGGQRFGEMEVWALEAYGASNILQEILTYKSDDVNGRLKAYEAITKGKPIPKPGVPESFRVLVKELQSLGLDMRVLDEDDYEVELRDLDEGEDDDVMHVDDLEKARVQQAKEAAELEKAKEEASDKTE, from the coding sequence TTGGCAGGACATGACGTTCAATACGGGAAACATCGTACCCGTCGTAGTTTTTCAAGAATCAAAGAAGTTCTTGATTTACCAAACTTGATTGAAATCCAAACGGATTCATTCAAAGAATTCTTGGATACTGGTCTTAAAGAGGTTTTTGAGGATGTACTTCCTATCTCAAACTTCACAGACACTATGGAATTGGAATTCGTTGGTTACGAATTGAAAGAGCCTAAGTATACACTTGAAGAAGCTCGTATCCACGATGCATCATACTCAGCACCTATCTTTGTGACTTTCCGTCTTATTAACAAAGAAACTGGTGAAATCAAAACTCAGGAAGTCTTCTTCGGAGATTTCCCTATTATGACTGAGATGGGTACTTTCATCATCAATGGTGGTGAACGTATTATTGTTTCTCAGTTGGTGCGCTCACCTGGTGTTTACTTTAACGATAAGGTTGATAAAAACGGCAAAGTGGGTTATGGATCAACAGTTATCCCTAACCGTGGGGCATGGCTTGAGCTCGAAACAGATTCAAAAGACATCGCCTACACTCGTATCGACCGTACACGTAAGATTCCATTCACAACGCTTGTGCGTGCGCTTGGATTCTCAGGTGATGACGAAATTGTTGATATCTTTGGTGATAGCGAGTTGGTTCGTAACACCATTGAAAAAGATATCCACAAAAACCCAGCAGATTCACGTACTGATGAAGCACTTAAAGAAATTTATGAACGTCTTCGTCCAGGTGAACCAAAAACTGCCGACAGCTCACGTAGCTTGCTTGTAGCTCGTTTCTTTGATCCACGTCGTTATGACTTGGCTGCTGTTGGTCGTTACAAAGTCAACAAAAAACTTAACATCAAGACACGTCTTTTGGGACAAACAATTGCTGAAAACTTGGTAGATCCTGAAACAGGTGAAATCCTTGTTGAAGCTGGTACTGAAATGACACGTGATGTGATTGATTCAATCGCAGAATACTTGGATGGTGATTTGAACAAATTTGTATACACACCAAACGATTATGCGGTGGTTACAGAACCTGTTGTTCTTCAAAAATTCAAGGTTGTTGCACCAAATGATCCAGATCGTGTGGTTACAATTGTTGGTAATGCCAACCCAGATGACAAAGTTCGTGCTTTGACAACAGCGGATATCTTAGCTGAAATGAGCTACTTCCTCAACCTTGCTGAAGGTATCGGTAAAGTAGACGATATCGACCACCTTGGTAACCGTCGTATCCGTGCCGTTGGTGAATTGCTTGCTAACCAATTCCGTATTGGTTTGGCTCGTATGGAACGTAACGTACGTGAGCGTATGTCAGTTCAAGATAACGAAGTCTTGACACCACAACAAATCATCAATATTCGCCCTGTAACTGCAGCTGTTAAAGAATTCTTTGGTTCTTCACAGTTGTCACAGTTCATGGACCAACACAACCCATTGTCAGAGTTGTCACACAAACGTCGTTTGTCAGCCTTGGGACCTGGTGGTTTGACACGTGACCGTGCCGGATATGAAGTTCGTGACGTGCACTATACGCACTACGGTCGTATGTGTCCAATTGAAACACCTGAAGGACCTAACATCGGTTTGATCAATAACTTGTCTTCGTACGGACACCTTAACAAGTATGGTTTCATTCAAACACCATATCGTAAGGTTGACCGTGCAACTGGTAAAGTAACCAACGAAGTAGTTTGGTTGACTGCCGACGAAGAAGATGAGTACACAGTTGCTCAGGCTAACTCTAAATTGAACGAAGATGGAACATTTGCAGAAGAAATCGTTATGGGTCGTCATCAAGGTAATAACCAAGAGTACCCATCACACCTTGTAGATTTCGTGGATGTTTCTCCTAAACAGGTAGTTGCCGTTGCGACAGCATGTATTCCTTTCTTGGAAAACGATGACTCTAACCGTGCCCTCATGGGTGCCAACATGCAACGTCAGGCTGTGCCTTTGATTGATCCTAAAGCACCTTATGTTGGTACTGGTATGGAATATCAAGCTGCCCACGATTCAGGAGCTGCAGTTATTGCTCAACACGACGGTAAAGTTGTCTACTCTGATGCTGATAAAGTTGAAGTTCGTCGTGAAGATGGTTCTCTTGATGTTTATACTATTCAAAAATTCCGTCGTTCAAACTCAGGTACTGCCTATAACCAACGTACTTTGGTTAAGGTTGGCGATATTGTTGAAAAAGGTGATTTTATCGCTGACGGTCCATCTATGGAAGGTGGAGAAATGGCCCTCGGTCAAAACCCTATTGTCGCATACATGACATGGGAAGGTTACAACTTCGAGGATGCCGTTATCATGAGTGAGCGTCTTGTGAAAGATGACGTTTATACATCTGTTCACTTGGAAGAATTCGAATCAGAAACACGTGATACAAAGCTTGGGCCTGAAGAAATCACACGTGAATTGCCAAACGTTGGTGAAGAAGCCCTCAAAGACCTTGACGAAATGGGTATTATCCGTATCGGTGCTGAGGTTAAAGAAGGTGACATTCTTGTTGGTAAGGTAACACCTAAGGGTGAAAAAGACCTTTCTGCTGAAGAACGTCTTCTCCACGCTATCTTTGGTGATAAATCTCGTGAAGTACGTGATACATCACTCCGTGTACCTCACGGTGGTGATGGTGTCGTTCGTGATGTTAAAATCTTCACACGTGCAAACGGTGATGAATTGCAATCAGGTGTTAACATGCTTGTTCGTGTTTACATCGCTCAAAAACGTAAGATCAAGGTCGGAGATAAGATGGCCGGTCGTCACGGTAACAAAGGGGTTGTTTCTCGTATTGTTCCTGTTGAAGACATGCCTTACCTTCCAGACGGTACACCAGTTGATATCATGTTGAACCATCTTGGGGTGCCATCACGTATGAACATCGGTCAGGTTATGGAACTTCACCTTGGTATGGCTGCTCGTAACTTGGGTATCCACATCGCAACACCAGTCTTTGACGGGGCAAGCTCAGAAGACCTCTGGGATACTGTTCGTGAAGCAGGTATGGATAGTGATGCTAAGACAATCCTTTACGATGGACGTACAGGTGAACCATTTGATAACCGTGTGTCAGTTGGTGTCATGTACATGATCAAACTTCACCACATGGTTGATGATAAACTTCACGCTCGTTCAGTAGGTCCTTACTCACTTGTTACCCAACAACCTCTTGGTGGTAAAGCACAATTTGGTGGACAACGTTTCGGTGAGATGGAGGTTTGGGCCCTTGAAGCTTATGGTGCATCAAATATCCTTCAAGAAATCTTGACTTACAAGTCAGATGACGTTAACGGACGTTTGAAAGCCTATGAAGCTATCACTAAAGGTAAACCAATTCCAAAACCAGGCGTTCCAGAATCATTCCGAGTACTTGTTAAAGAATTGCAATCACTTGGTCTTGATATGCGTGTCCTTGATGAGGATGACTACGAAGTTGAATTGCGTGATCTTGATGAAGGTGAAGATGACGATGTCATGCACGTCGATGATCTTGAAAAAGCACGTGTACAACAAGCCAAAGAAGCTGCTGAATTAGAAAAAGCTAAAGAAGAAGCTTCAGATAAAACAGAATAA
- the ilvN gene encoding acetolactate synthase small subunit — translation MRRMLTAKLQNRSGVLNRFTGVLSRRQVNIESISVGASEDPNVSRITIIIDVNSQNEVEQIIKQLNRQIDVIRIRDITDQPHLEREVILVKVSAPTSKRAEILAIIQPFRASVVDVAPSSITIQMTGDAEKSEALLRVIRPYGIKNIARTGATGFTRD, via the coding sequence ATGCGTAGAATGTTAACAGCTAAACTTCAGAACCGTTCGGGTGTCCTTAACCGCTTCACAGGTGTTCTTTCACGACGTCAAGTTAATATTGAAAGTATCTCTGTAGGGGCTTCTGAGGATCCTAACGTTTCACGTATTACGATTATTATTGATGTGAATTCTCAAAATGAAGTGGAACAAATCATCAAACAGCTTAATCGTCAGATTGATGTGATTCGTATCCGTGATATCACGGATCAGCCACACTTGGAACGTGAAGTTATCCTAGTTAAGGTGTCAGCACCAACCTCTAAGCGTGCTGAAATCTTGGCGATTATTCAACCTTTCCGTGCATCGGTGGTTGATGTGGCACCAAGCTCTATCACTATCCAGATGACTGGTGATGCTGAAAAGAGCGAGGCGCTTCTACGAGTTATTCGTCCTTACGGAATAAAGAATATCGCTCGTACGGGTGCTACTGGATTTACCCGTGATTAA
- a CDS encoding acetolactate synthase large subunit, producing the protein MKKIELEEARSGADLILDTLLELGISTIFGYPGGAVLPLYDAIYKNDKINHILSRHEQGSLHEAEGYAKSTGKLGVALVTSGPGATNAITGIADAMSDSVPLLVFTGQVATSGIGKDAFQEADIVGITMPITKYNYQIRDTADIPRIIREAVHIATTGRPGPVVIDLPKDVVAKETAFINDPEINLPSYQPTLRPNEMQIKKILKQLGKAKKPVIVAGGGVSYSESAKELVAFAERYQIPVVTSLLGQGTIATSHPLFLGMGGMHGSYAANIAMTDADFMIAIGCRFDDRLTGNPKTFAKNAKVVHIDIDPAEIGKIIAVDLPVVGDAKQALEMLLAEPVVQNNTEKWIEKVTKDKERVRSYDKKERMVQPQAVIERIGELTKGDAVVVTDVGQHQMWTAQYYPYQNERQLVTSGGLGTMGFGVPAAIGAKIANPDKEVILFVGDGGFQMTNQELAILNIYKVPIKVVMLNNHSLGMVRQWQESFYEGRTSESVFDTLPDFQLMAQAYGIKSYKFDNPETIDQDLEVIKEDVPMFIEVDISRKEHVLPIVPAGKSNHEMLGVKFNA; encoded by the coding sequence GTGAAGAAAATTGAACTTGAAGAAGCACGCTCTGGTGCTGATTTGATTCTTGATACACTTCTTGAACTTGGGATTTCAACTATCTTTGGATATCCTGGCGGAGCGGTTCTTCCTTTGTATGATGCTATTTACAAAAATGACAAGATTAATCATATCTTATCTCGTCATGAGCAAGGAAGTCTGCACGAAGCTGAAGGTTATGCCAAATCAACTGGTAAACTCGGTGTTGCTCTTGTAACGAGTGGTCCTGGTGCCACTAATGCTATTACAGGGATTGCAGATGCTATGAGTGATAGCGTACCTCTCCTAGTCTTTACTGGTCAGGTAGCAACATCAGGTATTGGTAAGGATGCCTTCCAAGAGGCTGACATTGTCGGAATTACCATGCCGATTACAAAATACAATTATCAGATTCGCGATACAGCTGATATTCCTCGTATTATTAGGGAAGCGGTTCATATTGCAACAACTGGTCGTCCTGGTCCGGTTGTTATCGACCTCCCTAAAGATGTCGTAGCTAAGGAAACAGCCTTCATCAACGATCCTGAAATTAATCTTCCAAGTTACCAACCGACGCTAAGACCAAACGAAATGCAAATCAAGAAAATCTTGAAGCAGTTGGGGAAAGCTAAGAAACCGGTTATTGTAGCTGGAGGTGGGGTGTCTTATTCTGAATCTGCTAAGGAGCTAGTTGCTTTTGCAGAACGCTACCAAATCCCAGTTGTCACAAGTCTTCTAGGACAAGGGACAATTGCTACTAGTCATCCCCTTTTCTTGGGTATGGGTGGTATGCACGGTTCATATGCGGCTAACATTGCTATGACGGATGCTGACTTTATGATTGCTATTGGTTGTCGTTTTGATGACCGTTTGACAGGTAATCCTAAAACATTTGCTAAGAATGCTAAGGTTGTCCATATTGATATAGATCCAGCTGAGATTGGTAAAATTATTGCAGTGGACCTTCCAGTTGTTGGTGATGCCAAGCAAGCTCTTGAAATGCTCTTAGCAGAACCAGTGGTTCAGAATAACACTGAAAAATGGATTGAAAAAGTCACAAAAGACAAAGAGCGTGTACGTTCTTACGATAAGAAAGAACGTATGGTACAGCCTCAGGCAGTTATCGAGCGTATCGGTGAATTGACTAAGGGTGATGCTGTTGTTGTTACTGACGTTGGTCAACATCAAATGTGGACAGCTCAGTATTATCCATACCAAAATGAGCGTCAACTGGTGACCTCAGGTGGTCTTGGAACAATGGGATTTGGTGTCCCAGCAGCAATTGGTGCCAAAATTGCTAATCCTGATAAAGAAGTTATCCTCTTTGTTGGTGATGGTGGTTTCCAAATGACGAACCAAGAATTGGCTATCTTAAATATTTACAAGGTGCCAATCAAGGTTGTTATGTTGAACAACCACTCACTTGGTATGGTACGTCAATGGCAAGAGTCCTTCTACGAAGGGCGTACATCAGAGTCAGTCTTTGATACCCTCCCAGATTTCCAATTGATGGCTCAAGCTTACGGCATTAAGTCCTACAAGTTTGATAATCCAGAGACAATTGATCAGGATTTGGAAGTTATCAAGGAAGACGTACCAATGTTCATCGAGGTGGATATCTCTCGTAAAGAGCATGTCTTGCCAATCGTTCCGGCTGGTAAGAGTAATCACGAAATGTTGGGGGTGAAGTTCAATGCGTAG